One Panicum virgatum strain AP13 chromosome 9K, P.virgatum_v5, whole genome shotgun sequence genomic region harbors:
- the LOC120652643 gene encoding myb-related protein P-like has translation MGRAPCCEKVGLKRGRWTAEEDEILASYIAKHGEGSWRSLPKNAGLLRCGKSCRLRWINYLRADVKRGNISKEEEDVIIKLHATLGNRWSLIASHLPGRTDNEIKNYWNSHLSRQIHTYRRTYTAGPDAAIAIDISKLHSAEKRRGGRTLGRSPKSAATGGGNKARSKQQLPGPDDKQPEPAGSAEAKGASGPVAAAAASASAASSPRHSDGARSAVVDPDQNQPGSSVGGGGTNTPEGPWSEDATGPLVLDPAMEFGGTLWEAESEMEALLSSGSDIHDPLMGFDAVGEAQVDDLLDMDWDGFAAHLWGQPADQQQSDNQSTLLQPDEPQAAAAGCNNHQEHELESFATWLLSDSF, from the exons ATGGGGAGGGCGCCGTGCTGCGAGAAGGTGGGGCTGAAACGGGGGAGGTggacggcggaggaggacgagatACTCGCCAGCTACATTGCCAAGCACGGAGAGGGATCCTGGAGGTCGCTGCCCAAGAATGCAG GGCTGCTCCGGTGCGGCAAGAGCTGCCGGCTGCGGTGGATCAACTACCTCCGGGCGGACGTGAAGAGGGGGAACATCTccaaggaggaagaggacgtCATCATCAAGCTCCACGCCACCCTTGGGAACAG GTGGTCCCTGATCGCCAGCCACCTGCCCGGGCGAACAGACAACGAGATCAAGAACTACTGGAACTCGCACCTCAGCCGGCAGATCCACACGTACCGCCGGACCTACACCGCCGGCCCGGacgccgccatcgccatcgaCATCAGCAAGCTGCACAGCGCTGAGAAGCGCCGCGGGGGCCGGACCCTGGGCCGCTCGCCAaagagcgccgccaccggcggcggtAACAAGGCTCGGAGCAAGCAGCAGCTGCCAGGCCCCGATGACAAGCAGCCTGAACCGGCGGGGTCCGCCGAGGCGAAAGGCGCCTCCGgcccggtggccgccgccgcggcgtcggcctcggcggcgtcgagccCGCGGCACAGCGACGGGGCGCGGAGCGCCGTGGTGGACCCGGACCAGAACCAGCCCGGCAGcagcgtcggcggcggaggcaccaACACGCCCGAGGGGCCCTGGAGCGAGGACGCCACCGGGCCGCTGGTGCTGGACCCGGCGATGGAGTTTGGGGGCACCCTCTGGGAGGCCGAGAGCGAGATGGAGGCCCTGCTGTCGAGCGGCAGCGATATCCACGATCCGCTTATGGGGTTCGACGCGGTGGGCGAGGCCCAGGTGGACGACCTCCTCGACATGGACTGGGACGGCTTTGCGGCCCATCTCTGGGGCCAGCCTGCCGACCAGCAGCAGAGCGACAACCAGAGCACGCTGCTCCAGCCCGACGAGCCGCAGGCCGCTGCTGCGGGCTGCAACAACCACCAGGAGCACGAGCTGGAGTCGTTCGCGACCTGGCTCCTGTCGGACTCGTTCTGA